TAAGGTGTTTTGAGTTATGCTACCCACATCTTGGAGGAGTGCTATCTAACAGAACTGTCTGTGTGATGGATGGGTTCTATTCTATTGCTATAATGGTATGGTGtttaatttgatttgatttgattttggaAAGAGCAGTCTTAGTGTTTAAACTGAAAacaatacctttccatttttatcCACATTCTTAAGGCTTTCTGTGATTCCAGTGTGTCCAGCCCACAAATAAGCCAGACCTTCCCTCATGTCTGAATCCTGAAGAAAGACACCTCTCAGCCCAGGCGAGGACCCCTGACGCACTTGAGTGGTGACCTCAGTGCTTCATTTAGGGAGGCTGGATGGCCCTACCCTTCCCCATCCACACCACCCAGTCCATGGTGTCTTATAGTTTATGGCTAAAGGTAACAGTTTCTTAATTCGTTGTACTGACTAGTGAAGTACAGCAGAAGATGGGAGTCGTCATTGCATAAGGCTGGTTTCTGATTACCCTGAGTACCTTTCCTCTGATCATCTTCAGCTAGGAGAGTTGACACTTCTTAACAGATTCATGAAGGTTTTTAGTGAAAAGTATTTGAATAAAAGACTTAATACTGAATTTcaacttttatatttttcattcttattaaattgacatgGTGTTCATGCATTTCtaatttaagtttttctttcaCTGCTCGTTCTCCCAGAAATTTCTTTTTAGTTGTTCGTAGTTTATATCCTAGAGGAAGCGCCATTACATGTGACATACTCTTGTGTAGGTCGTCTTATCAATTCATAGACTGTATAAACTCTGGCCTACTTcttagggttgtttgtttttagactTTACtaggacttttaaaattattttttattttgggagtaattttagatttatgggaaaaaaatgcaagatAATATAGAATGATGTACCCAGTTGGCCCTAaagttaacatcttacataactgaGGTAAATTTGCcagaactaagaaattaacattggtacatCATCATTAAAGCCTGGATTTGTTCAGATTTCAGTGGTTCTCCcactaacttctgttttctgtccAAAGTTTCCTTCCAGGGCATCAGCCTGCATTTAGTCCTCACGTCTCCTTTGTCTTCTCTGATCTGTGACAGCTTCTCCATCTTTCCTTGTTTCCGTGACCTGAACAGTTCTGAAGAACGCTGGCCACAATTTTGTCGAGTTTCCCTCACTTcgagtttgtctttttttctcaggATTAGCTCGGGGTTGTGGGTTTGAGGGAAGAATACCACAGACGTGACATGCCCTTCTCATCAGGGCACGTCAGGGCACACGGTGTCAGCACGATTTACGACTGGGAATGATAATCTAGACCACTTGGCTGAGGTTGCATCTACCAGGTTTTCCCTCTGTGAAGTTACTCTTTTCTCCTCCGTGCTCTGTTCACTGGAAGGGAGACACTAAGTCCAGCCCGCATTTGAGGGCAGAGAATGAAGCTCCACATCCTGGAAGGGAAGCTGCTTCCTAGATAatctggaattcttctgtaagaaAGATTTgcttcttttctccatttttaagtgtattcatttattatgtttatttcatttatactTCGGGCTTTACTAGGTTTTTTGAGAACTGCTATTACTCTTCTCCTAATGTTGTGGTTTTCAGTGGGCTGTAAGTGggcagtaaaagaatttaccaaagacaaaggaTGAAGATAGTAAAGTTGCTTATCAGATACACTGTCACGGCAGCAGTGGGCCAGAGATGAGAGGTGTCTGTGTGCCCCAAGGGTCGGTTGCTGAGGTCTTTTATAAGAGAAGGTGATCTTTTACTGCTTGTGCTGATGTGACATGAGGCACAAAGGGGTCATGGGGTCCGTGGTTGgctcgtgcacaattctctgattgttTGATACTGAGGTAACAGGGAAGAGACGGGGGTCCCGAGAGGGTAGGGCTGGGGATTTGGGTAGCGGGTTGTGACCGGTCCTGGTGACCAGGCTTTCAGTCACCGTAAGGTTGATCATTGTCTAGAGTAGTTAGTTCAGCTAAAGCAGGTGGGTATTAAGAAAGGAATGTTCTTTGTTATCTTTAAAGGGCAGCAACTGGACGCTTGAGGACCCCTGGGACAGGAATCTGCCAGATGTCTGTGGACCCCACACAAACCATGTCGGTGACACCCCTGTCCCTGCCATCCACTTCCCTAACTTTTCCTTATAAATCAGCTCTCTAAGTTGAAGCCCACTTTCAGGTTCTAAAGTCACCTGATTCCTGTTCTAATACTATATGAAAAACGTTCTTCTAAATTCTTCTTTTCTCAGagtcacacaaaaaaagaaattgagacaAGAGTGTTATTAGGCCATCTTGCTTTATGTGGCTGTAACTTGAAAAAATCACACAGTTCTGTGTGCTGTGCCAGCCATGTGCGTGAAATGAGGACAACTATATTACCTTCTTCatggggttattgtgaggattaaatgaggaatGTGTAAGAAAGCATTTAAGAAACATATAAAAAACACTAGCCCATAGTATCTTtagaaccaccaccaccaccaccatcattatcGTTATCAACACGAATGATCTCTGTAACTTGAGAAAATAGTAatgtcttccttcctttttagccTTAAAAGCATATATGAGGAAATAATGGCTGAATATAAATTGTTTAAACATCTACATCAAAAAATTAGTAATACAATGTGATTTgtgatttataattatatatatttggtgTTGGTCCCCATTTCTGGAACAGAGTTCCTAAAATCTTAGAACTTCCCAACTGTTGAAAGCAATCAAAGTGTCTTTTGTtagttaatgaggtgacttttggaaagcccgTAGGTAACGTAAGGATGGGGGCTGATTGCCAGTGGAGCCAGTGTGAttggagggttggaactttcagtcccaccccctgACATCTCAAGAGGAAAGAGGGACTAGAGGTTGAATTGAACCCTATAGCTAATGATTTAATCAATTTGCCTATTTTATCAGTGATATAATAAGTAAATGTGTCTccaagttctgtgagccactctagaaAATTAATCAAACATAAGAAACAGATAATGGAAACCCCCAATCTTTCTGTGATTGGCAAGTCTGACTGCCCCCCACAGTCTTGTAGGTCTGAACCCCTAACCTGCAGAATCTGATGCCATCTCCAGATAGATAGTATCAGAAATGAGCTGAATTATGGGACACCCAAGCTAGTCTGAAGTGTTGCTTGTTGGATGCCTGGGGAAACCCTCTCCCTCACACATTGGAACTGGTGAGCAGAATCCTTATATAacaataaattaaatgcaaagagaataaaaggaaggaaataataaagaaaatatgattgtagaaaaaaccaacaaaaccaaatcttagtttttgaaaaatgtataaagTTGATTATCTCCCTATCaagatcagagagagaaagaacaaagaagagagagaggacaaaTTTCTAAGATCTGGTAAAACATAATTATGAACCCCATAGACATTAACATAATAAAAGGAGGATATTATGCACAAGCCAACAGTAAATTAGAAATTTGAACACCTTTGACAAATCCTTTAAAACCATAACTTACCAAAGCTGACACAAAGAGAAATAGACAACTTGAAAagagttcttttaattttttttaattagctgtGAAATTTAAAACTcccccctcaaaaagaaaaaaatttcccaacACACGTCTTCACTGCTGAATTTTACCAagtatttatgaaaaaataaataacagaaatcttccctgagAACAGAAACATAGGAAAGATTTCTTGACTCATTCTATGAGACAAAAAAACCCCTCAATACCAATAGCAGACAAGGAAATTATAAGAATTTAAGaaacattgaaaacaaaatattagcaaactgaatccacaTAATACATTGCGAACAAGACAGACAAGCTTCAGAAACAcaattttgttttatcatttgagAATCAATAAGTGTGACTCacaatattaaaaggaaaaagagatataAAACATTTTGTCATCTCAAGAAATGCGGAACACGAGGCTAATAAAATTCAACAGCTATCCACTGTAATAATGATAACATCAAGAAACATTTAGCAACTTTGAAAGTGTTCTCAATCTGATAAAAAGTATCTATGACACACTTACAGCAATTATTGTAAGTAATATAAACTCTTGAATAATTCTTGTCCAATACAGGTAAAAGGATGAGGATGCCAGTTGTCAATTCTATTCGTCAGTGTACAAGTGTTCATAGCCAGTGCAATTGGGCAAGAAAATGCAATAAAAGACAACATGAGACTTGAAAAGAAACGATTCAAATTTCCTAATTTAGAGCTGTCATGAGAGTATGcatagaaaatccaaaaggatTTACAGATAAAACATTAAACTTAATAAGTTAACAACATGGGTGCTGGAAACAAggacaaaatattttaacatatgtCTATGTATTAGCAAAAAtcacacgaacacacacacatgcacacatactcTCATACAAAGAGTGTTGAAGGGCCCTTGTATTTTAAGACTGAAAGCCTGTTTCTGAAAGTCATTCATCCAGAGGTCACAGTTAAACTCATTAGCTGTACTGATGGAGAGGGAAGAAAATGATGTTTTCAAGTCATTTCCTACCCTGCTCAAATCCTAAAGTCCATATTGGCCTAAAATTTCCAGGTGGGAGAAGTACTTCTAATATCTGTGGCTTGTGtgctctgccttctcttcctaagtcctataaaaaaaatatattcaaatctcCTCTCCTCACGCTTCCTGCTGCTTTACTTAAAATGAGTTTGGATTGTTTTATTAGAATGAGTTTTCTAGAAAACTGTGgaataagtaaaagaataaattaatgtaaacataaatcaagaaatataacTGAATTGATACAGCACAGATATCAAAGTCCAAGAGCAAGAAAAGCCCTCTGGAGTCTTTTGCTTAAACACTTACCAACCCACCTGCACGAGTGCCCCTTACCCATCCCGCCTCTCACTCATTCTCACTGAGAAATGAGGAACAGCTTCCTTATGATGAATGTTTATACGTGAACTGTCGTTATAGGATGGGCACAAGTCGTTTTCTCCAGAGAAGTTCAGGGCAGAGGCAAGGAGAACATAATAATGTTTGCTGTGTGAGAATATTTCAGTAAGAGGAAAATGCAGAATATcaactaaagaaacaaaaagaaggaaggtgatttggagagaaaaaaaaaagaccattaaTACGGCAGTTATATTAACTCAGATTATTTTTACTAAGTAAATACATGTGCAAGTAAAGAGATCTTGCCAGGAATCCACCTACAGCAAGCCCTTCTCTCAAGGAATTAACagtagaaggaaaaggaaaacaaaaatgactGCAGTGTTGCAGGTAGCCTGTAAAATGGGCCACCAAGCCAAGGGATGATTACTTCCACTGTAGCActaaggagggcttcctggaggaagaagcATGTCAGCTGGGTCTCGTGGTTAGAAAAGCATCCAGGTAGAGGCAGAGAAACTAGGTTGAAAATGCTCAGCATCTCTGCAAATACAATTATCTCAGCATAAGTATAGTTAGCTGACTTTGACAAATGATATTTCAGCAGAagccagccaaaaaaaaaaaaaagttttaaaataagaagcCAAAGGGATATCACCATTAAGCTGTgtacatcatttcatttattccaaggtacATTCTTTTTCACATCTCACATCTATGAAATCCGAGTGGATCCTATTTATATCGTCTGATaataaatgtacaattttaaattatttttctggcAGTGTATGAAGTACGATTTATCTTGCAACCTATGGGAGCTCTGATTTGATCAAATCTGATGATTATTTGATGAAACATGATGAGACTGACTTCTGAGCTGATAACTTGAGCCTCTGGGCTTCTGGGTACTTATTCCAAACGGAAAAAGAGACACGGTGAGGGCTCATGAGATATTCTGATATGGCCTGTTAAGAACACAAGCAAAAAAATTGCTCTACgtaagagatatttgtacactcatattcatagcagcattattcacagtaccCAAAGGGCGGAATCAATGCAAGTGTTCATGAACCAATGAATGGTTGAAAAAATGTGTTACGCAGCCTCAAAAGTAAAGAAATTTaatgcatgctacaacatgggtgaattaTGAGGACttacatgctaagtgaaaaagtgAGTCTCAAAAATGATGACTCCACTTGTACAAGGTACCTagggtagtcaaattcatagagacagaaagtaaaatggggGGTGCCAGGGCCTGGGAGGCTAGGAATGGGGAGGTGTGGTTTAGTGGGTATCAAGTTTtagtttttcaaaatggaaagagATCTAGAGATCGGTTGTACAAAAATGTGGATGTACTCAATCCTACCAAACAGCACATTTAAAAATGGCAAATGCAGTCAGTTTTATGTCAtggatattttaccacaattaaaaaaaaatagatttacatAAAGACGGGAGttgggaaggaaggggaaaaggtCTGGTGGAAATATTGAGGCTAAACTGGTGTACTAaataaaatggaggaaaagaGTGAGACGATGGACAGAAAAGACACATTAAAGATGAAAACTTACCAGCGCCTAAAATGCCATAATGCGAGACAGATCAAAAGGATCAAGGACGGCACCACTATCGCCAAAGTTATCAGGACGATGGAGGTGGGACGTCCTGGCAATTGGGAGAGGACACAGGGATGTCACTTCAAGATGCATTATTAATTCTCCTGGCCTTCCTTTGCCCACCTGAGTGTCAGCAACACATTCATCTGCTTCTGATGTGTTGGCATCTCCAATTCCCTCTTTCAGATGCCCAGACATCATATATTCACAGCCATCCTTTGTCTCTCCCCCTTGCCCTACTCACCCAGTCCACAGGTCCTTCACACCTACCTCTTCTGTACCTTAGATCAtctatttttatctctcttgggactgaagtcccagaaataaatctcaatttctctccttctctcattCATcaactccctccccttccccagtccTCCCTCTATACTGGAGGACCAGCTCCTCCCATCCCCAGCTGGGCCCCCGTTCTTTCTCACCCCAGTACAGGACGATGTCCTGGTCTCCGAGACTGCTGTGTCTCACCCGGCAGCTCAGGCCCGCCGCCTCCCTGGCCGCCACATCCAGGGTCACTCGGAGGTACCACGTCCCGTCTGCCTGGGGCAGGACGTCACCTCGCTGAGTGCCTGGCTGCTCCTGCTCACCCCGCATCCACATCGCCCACACGGGTTTTGGATGGAAGCCAGAGACATGGCACACCAGCAGCAGACGGCCGGGCCCGGGAGTGGGGCCACTGGACAGCCAGGCCTCTGGCTTCACTGGggcaggaagaggcagggagaGTGTCAGATTATGACTCTAGAGTATAAGGACTGGGAAACCCATAAGTTTGGACAGCAACCTCTTCTACTCCTTTGGGAACCAAATAATCTGTTGATTAAGCCTTAATTACCTCCTACTTAATTACctcctactctttttttttccagaagaaatttttaatatttggaaCCTTTGGTATCAGGAAgctgaaaaaccaaaaaaaaaaaaaaaacaagaatttttttaaattacactaGAATAAAAGTCTGTAAGGACATGTAATGGAACTataattttaaggagaaaaagaaatgacctaAAATATCTGGTAGTTCTTTTCTCCTGTGTGTACCATACAATCTGGTTTCTTTGTATGTCTCATAAATGTTTTTCGTTGTTGTTGAAAActgcacatttaaaataaaataaagtggcaACCCTGGAAAAAAAATATCTGATAGTTAAAAAGGAACTTGTTCATGTATATTTAGAAATAGATGATGAAGTATCAAATTAGAGCATCAAGATTGTATAGTTACCTCCTACTCTTGAATTTAAAGAAGGCTGTGTGAAGTGAGAGGGAAAAGTGTTGAGGAGAGGACAGGACTAACCTTGCCTCTGCAGTTCCGCCTTCCCTGCATCGAGGACACCGAAGAGATACTGAGGGCAGGTTTCCAAAAGAAGCTTCGCAACAGTGTCGCAAATACCTTGGTACTGAGAGATGAGCGTGCAGAACTGCTGTGCCCGGCTGCCGCCCTCTGGGGCAGGTGCACAGGAGTCATTCTTGATGCTCAGGAAATCCAGTCCTCCTAAAGCGCCTCTCAAGAAGCTAACTGTGGGCTTCCCAGGATGCAGCTCACAGCCTGCTATGCCCTGGATCAGAAAGGGATCTGAATagaaggagaacaaaggaaaagttattttaaagcaaacaagaaagaaagggatCCGAAAAGGACGTAGGACCTTGGATTTGGCTCAGCAGAAAGGTCTGAGGTGTGAAATGATGACCCCAAAACCAGTTGCAGTATTCAGCGACTTCTCAGAAAGAAGAGGCCTGAGGAAAGGTATGTGTGTCAAACGTGGTGGAGATGGGCTGCTGTAAGGATGGAGGGCCGGCAGGAGGGGAGAATTGCATCCACACGTGTGATGGAGTCAGTACAGCATCCCACGGTGACAGGGAGAGTTACACTGAGAGAAGGGATCAGGCAGGAGGTGCTTGAGGAGATGGACTGGAGGAGGCAGAAGTCATACTTCAGTTTACTCAGGCACAGGATAGGAGAGAAGTGAGGGCTTCTTCCTTGGAGTCTGAGAGAAGCAAGTTAGGCAC
The sequence above is a segment of the Vicugna pacos chromosome 21, VicPac4, whole genome shotgun sequence genome. Coding sequences within it:
- the LOC102534798 gene encoding T-cell surface glycoprotein CD1b-1-like isoform X2; the encoded protein is MQLLSLLLLAVIFPGGDNEDAFQGPTSYHVIQISQFANSTWAQNQGSGWLDDLQIHGWDSESGTAIFLKPWSKGNFSEEEVIELEELFRVYLIGFIREVQDRASEFHLEYPFLIQGIAGCELHPGKPTVSFLRGALGGLDFLSIKNDSCAPAPEGGSRAQQFCTLISQYQVKPEAWLSSGPTPGPGRLLLVCHVSGFHPKPVWAMWMRGEQEQPGTQRGDVLPQADGTWYLRVTLDVAAREAAGLSCRVRHSSLGDQDIVLYWGRPTSIVLITLAIVVPSLILLICLALWHFRRWPYQNIS
- the LOC102534798 gene encoding T-cell surface glycoprotein CD1b-1-like isoform X1, whose protein sequence is MQLLSLLLLAVIFPGGDNEDAFQGPTSYHVIQISQFANSTWAQNQGSGWLDDLQIHGWDSESGTAIFLKPWSKGNFSEEEVIELEELFRVYLIGFIREVQDRASEFHLEYPFLIQGIAGCELHPGKPTVSFLRGALGGLDFLSIKNDSCAPAPEGGSRAQQFCTLISQYQGICDTVAKLLLETCPQYLFGVLDAGKAELQRQVKPEAWLSSGPTPGPGRLLLVCHVSGFHPKPVWAMWMRGEQEQPGTQRGDVLPQADGTWYLRVTLDVAAREAAGLSCRVRHSSLGDQDIVLYWGRPTSIVLITLAIVVPSLILLICLALWHFRRWPYQNIS